A single region of the Polymorphum gilvum SL003B-26A1 genome encodes:
- a CDS encoding OmpA family protein, whose amino-acid sequence MLAGCSSVDTLTTPDVTNAAAAGFVDIRPGSEEEFMINVGRRIFFDRGSAELTETARMTIDKQAAWLRANPRWLVKIQGHADDPGSEAANKALSTKRAEAVRDALVALGVDGKRMWIKGYGIERPVTDCDELTCHVQNRRVVVNLREEFDEAARR is encoded by the coding sequence ATGCTTGCGGGATGCAGCAGCGTCGACACGCTGACGACCCCGGACGTGACCAATGCGGCGGCGGCGGGATTCGTCGACATCAGGCCGGGCTCTGAAGAGGAGTTCATGATCAACGTCGGTCGGCGGATCTTCTTCGACAGGGGCTCGGCCGAGCTGACCGAAACCGCACGCATGACCATCGACAAGCAGGCCGCTTGGCTCAGGGCGAACCCGCGCTGGCTGGTCAAGATCCAGGGCCATGCCGACGATCCCGGCAGCGAGGCGGCCAACAAGGCGCTGTCGACGAAGCGGGCCGAGGCCGTGCGGGATGCGCTGGTCGCCCTCGGCGTCGACGGCAAGCGGATGTGGATCAAGGGTTACGGGATCGAACGGCCGGTGACCGACTGCGACGAACTGACCTGCCACGTGCAGAACCGGCGCGTCGTCGTCAACCTGCGCGAAGAGTTCGACGAGGCCGCCCGCCGCTAG
- a CDS encoding pyridoxal phosphate-dependent aminotransferase, with protein sequence MLKTIAGFDRIGEENAFAVLARANALAAQGRDIINLGIGQPDFRTPEHIVEAAIKALRDGHHGYTPATGILPLREAVCADLKARLNVTADPDNVVIVPGGKVTMFMAILMFGEPGVDILYPDPGFPIYRSMIEFTGARPVPVPIREENDFAFSAEETLALLTPQTRLLILNSPANPTGGITPRAEIETLVRGLEARPDIAVLSDEIYSQMTYDGNEHVSLLEFDSIRDHVILLDGWSKTYAMTGWRMGYAVWPDALVDKARKLAVNCWSCVNAPAQYAGLAALTGPQDAARAMVEEFDRRRKVVVDGLNALPGVSCRTPLGAFYAFPNITATGWKAKSLASALLEQAGVATIGGPDFGILGEGYIRLSYANSTENIQKALARMGEFLDTNRKD encoded by the coding sequence ATGCTGAAGACCATTGCCGGCTTCGACCGCATCGGCGAGGAGAACGCCTTCGCCGTGCTGGCCCGTGCCAACGCCCTCGCCGCGCAGGGCCGCGACATCATCAATCTCGGCATCGGCCAGCCGGATTTCCGCACGCCCGAGCACATCGTCGAGGCGGCGATCAAGGCGCTGCGGGACGGCCACCACGGCTACACCCCGGCGACCGGCATCCTGCCCCTTCGCGAGGCCGTCTGCGCCGACCTGAAGGCGCGCCTGAACGTCACGGCAGATCCGGACAACGTCGTCATCGTGCCCGGCGGCAAGGTGACCATGTTCATGGCGATCCTGATGTTCGGCGAGCCGGGCGTGGACATCCTCTATCCGGACCCGGGTTTCCCGATCTACCGCTCGATGATCGAGTTCACCGGCGCCCGGCCCGTGCCGGTGCCGATCCGCGAGGAAAACGACTTCGCCTTTTCCGCCGAGGAGACCCTGGCGCTGCTGACCCCACAGACGCGTCTGCTGATCCTGAACTCGCCGGCCAACCCGACCGGGGGAATCACTCCACGCGCCGAGATCGAAACATTGGTCAGGGGCCTGGAAGCTAGACCCGACATCGCTGTCCTGTCCGACGAGATCTATTCGCAGATGACCTACGACGGCAACGAGCACGTCTCGCTGCTGGAGTTCGACTCTATCCGCGATCATGTCATCCTGCTCGACGGCTGGTCGAAGACCTACGCCATGACCGGCTGGCGCATGGGCTATGCGGTGTGGCCGGACGCGCTGGTCGACAAGGCCCGCAAGCTCGCCGTCAACTGTTGGTCCTGCGTCAACGCGCCGGCCCAATACGCTGGCCTCGCCGCCCTGACCGGCCCGCAGGACGCGGCGCGCGCCATGGTCGAGGAGTTCGATCGCCGCCGGAAGGTGGTCGTCGACGGTCTGAACGCCCTGCCGGGCGTTTCCTGCCGCACCCCGCTCGGCGCCTTCTATGCCTTTCCCAACATCACCGCGACTGGCTGGAAAGCCAAGTCGCTCGCCTCCGCGCTGCTGGAGCAGGCCGGCGTCGCCACCATCGGCGGACCCGACTTCGGCATCCTCGGCGAGGGCTACATCCGCCTGTCCTATGCCAATTCGACCGAGAACATCCAGAAGGCGCTCGCCCGCATGGGCGAATTCCTGGACACCAACCGAAAGGATTGA
- a CDS encoding L,D-transpeptidase, protein MPITRRDLLAGGAAIGAGLAMGGSAFANTAANAYFAGYAQDNGFRYRLTNFKRIDPVWHRQMVKYFSPEPPGSVVVDTRNHFLYVVFENNTALRYGVGVGREGFQWFGRARIDRKALWPRWVPPPEMLQRQPDLPRMVEGGAENNPLGPRALYLYRDGQDLGYRLHGTLEPWSIGRNVSSGCVRMFPEDVIDLYQRCPQGTRVLVLEHLGADPG, encoded by the coding sequence ATGCCGATCACACGACGCGATTTGCTTGCCGGAGGCGCTGCAATTGGCGCCGGTCTCGCCATGGGCGGGTCGGCCTTCGCCAACACCGCCGCCAATGCCTATTTCGCCGGCTATGCGCAGGACAATGGCTTTCGCTACCGGCTGACCAACTTCAAGCGGATCGACCCGGTCTGGCACCGCCAGATGGTCAAGTATTTCAGCCCGGAGCCGCCGGGATCGGTGGTGGTCGATACCCGCAACCATTTTCTCTATGTCGTGTTCGAGAACAACACGGCCCTGCGTTACGGCGTCGGCGTCGGCCGCGAGGGTTTCCAGTGGTTCGGCCGCGCACGCATCGACCGCAAGGCGCTGTGGCCGCGCTGGGTGCCGCCGCCGGAGATGCTCCAACGCCAACCCGACCTGCCGCGTATGGTCGAGGGGGGCGCCGAGAACAATCCGCTCGGCCCCCGGGCGCTCTATCTGTACCGCGACGGCCAGGATCTCGGCTACCGACTGCACGGCACGCTGGAGCCGTGGAGCATCGGGAGGAACGTATCGAGCGGATGCGTCCGCATGTTTCCGGAGGACGTCATCGATCTCTACCAGCGCTGCCCGCAGGGCACCCGGGTGCTCGTGCTGGAGCATCTCGGCGCCGATCCGGGCTGA
- a CDS encoding SLC13 family permease, whose translation MSEQAAFSETAAPSGIRRVGLIAGPILSLAILLTPAPAGLGPSAQAVAAVGVLMAVWWMTEAVPLAITALLPLVLFPLLGARTLDATAVSYSNPLIFLFLGGFILARALERWNLHRRLAARVVRLVGEQPAAVIGGVMAITAFLSMWISNTATAMVMLPIGQSIVARYVDRGIADPTRPNGFSPALMLSIAYAATIGGMGTLIGTPPNALFAGYMKDAYGVDVGFATWMLVGIPVVLVLLPLAWLQLTRVTFRMPALDAAIIQREAPAEDVLPPMGGPEKTVAAVMSLVALGWLTRPLIDSLVPGLGLTDAGIAMTGAVLLFLLPADWKKGEFLLRWADLKALRWDVLILFGGGLALAGAIGDSGLAEWIGSMLSALERLPEALMILLVMAIIVYLGELASNTAMAAVFLPVAGAAAVGMGADPLSLALPVALAASLGFMLPVATPPNAIVFGSGAVTGAQMLRAGMLLNVIAIAVVAVVATTLAPLVFGP comes from the coding sequence ATGTCCGAGCAAGCCGCTTTTTCCGAAACCGCCGCCCCGTCGGGCATCCGCAGGGTCGGGCTCATTGCCGGGCCAATCCTGAGCCTGGCCATCCTGCTGACGCCGGCGCCGGCCGGCCTCGGTCCGTCGGCGCAGGCGGTTGCCGCGGTCGGCGTGCTGATGGCGGTCTGGTGGATGACGGAAGCCGTCCCGCTCGCCATCACCGCCCTCCTGCCGCTGGTGCTGTTTCCCCTGCTCGGAGCGCGGACGCTGGACGCCACTGCAGTGTCCTATTCCAACCCGCTGATCTTCCTGTTCCTTGGCGGCTTTATCCTGGCGCGCGCGCTGGAACGCTGGAACTTGCACCGCCGGTTGGCCGCGCGCGTGGTGCGGCTGGTCGGCGAGCAGCCGGCCGCGGTGATCGGCGGGGTGATGGCGATCACCGCCTTCCTGTCGATGTGGATCAGCAACACGGCCACGGCGATGGTCATGCTGCCGATCGGCCAGTCGATCGTTGCCCGCTACGTCGACCGCGGGATCGCCGACCCGACCCGGCCGAACGGCTTTTCCCCGGCTCTGATGCTGTCAATCGCCTATGCGGCAACCATCGGCGGCATGGGTACGCTGATCGGCACGCCACCAAACGCCCTGTTCGCCGGCTACATGAAGGATGCCTACGGCGTCGACGTCGGCTTCGCTACCTGGATGCTGGTCGGCATCCCGGTCGTGCTGGTGCTGCTGCCGCTTGCTTGGCTGCAACTGACCCGTGTCACCTTCCGGATGCCGGCGCTCGACGCTGCGATTATCCAACGCGAAGCGCCCGCCGAGGATGTCCTGCCGCCGATGGGCGGTCCCGAAAAGACGGTGGCCGCAGTCATGAGCCTGGTCGCGCTCGGCTGGCTGACGCGGCCGCTGATCGACAGCCTCGTTCCGGGCCTCGGCCTGACCGACGCCGGCATCGCGATGACCGGTGCCGTGTTGCTGTTCCTGCTGCCGGCCGACTGGAAGAAGGGCGAGTTCCTGCTGCGCTGGGCGGACCTGAAAGCCCTGCGCTGGGACGTTCTGATCCTGTTCGGCGGCGGCCTTGCGCTGGCCGGGGCGATTGGCGACAGCGGCCTCGCCGAGTGGATCGGCTCGATGCTGTCGGCGCTGGAGCGGCTGCCAGAGGCGCTGATGATCCTGCTGGTGATGGCGATCATCGTCTATCTGGGCGAACTGGCAAGCAACACGGCGATGGCGGCGGTGTTCCTGCCGGTCGCCGGTGCGGCCGCCGTGGGGATGGGCGCCGATCCGCTGAGCCTTGCCCTGCCGGTTGCGCTGGCCGCCTCGCTCGGCTTCATGCTGCCGGTGGCGACGCCACCGAACGCTATTGTGTTCGGCTCGGGCGCGGTCACCGGCGCGCAGATGCTGCGCGCCGGCATGCTGCTCAACGTGATCGCCATCGCGGTGGTCGCGGTCGTTGCCACGACGTTGGCGCCGCTGGTGTTCGGTCCCTGA
- a CDS encoding gamma-glutamyltransferase family protein encodes MDTITSSGGMVVAPHMAAAEAGAEILAEGGSAIEAMIAAAAAIAVVYPHMNALGGDGFWMIAEPGRDPKVIAACGPAGSGATIAAYNKAGHGAIPTRGPMAALTVAGTVGGWAKAKDAALAVGAGRIPNRELLAAAIRHAKDGIRVSRSQSELTAQKLAELKDQPGFAAVFLKEGAAPKEGDLLRQERLADTLQHLAAEGFDEFYRGDVGAEIAADLEAIGSPVTKADLQHYEARVRLPLSVRVRAGTIFNAPPPTQGLASLIILGLYDRLAVPACEGFGLVHGLVEATKRAFLVRDRVVTDPDRLPESPSAFLAPNWLAAAADSISLTRVQDWQSDPSAGDTVWMGAVDAKGCAVSFIQSIYWEFGSGCVLPRTGIIWQNRGTSFSLHPDALNALEPGRLPFHTLNPAMARLDDGRLVTYGTMGGEGQPQTQAAIFVRHVLNGMPVGAAIDAPRWLLGRTWGDETTALRLEARFDPDVVRALERAGHQVVVLGEGYSDTMGHAGMIVRNARGGLEGAHDSRADGGAAVA; translated from the coding sequence ATGGATACGATCACCTCATCGGGCGGCATGGTCGTCGCGCCCCACATGGCGGCTGCCGAGGCCGGCGCGGAGATCCTCGCCGAAGGCGGTTCGGCGATCGAGGCGATGATCGCGGCAGCGGCGGCCATTGCCGTCGTCTATCCGCACATGAATGCCCTTGGTGGCGACGGCTTCTGGATGATCGCCGAGCCGGGCAGGGATCCGAAGGTCATTGCCGCCTGCGGCCCGGCAGGATCCGGGGCCACCATCGCCGCCTACAACAAGGCCGGCCATGGAGCGATCCCGACGCGCGGCCCGATGGCCGCGCTGACGGTTGCCGGCACGGTCGGAGGCTGGGCGAAGGCGAAGGACGCCGCTCTGGCGGTCGGCGCAGGCCGGATCCCCAATCGCGAGTTGCTCGCCGCGGCGATCCGCCATGCCAAGGATGGCATCCGGGTGAGCCGTAGCCAGTCTGAACTGACGGCGCAGAAGCTGGCGGAACTCAAGGACCAGCCCGGCTTCGCCGCCGTGTTCTTGAAGGAGGGCGCGGCACCCAAGGAAGGTGACCTGCTGAGACAGGAGCGACTCGCCGATACGCTGCAGCATCTGGCTGCGGAGGGGTTCGACGAGTTCTACCGCGGCGACGTCGGCGCTGAGATCGCTGCCGATCTGGAAGCGATCGGTTCGCCGGTCACGAAGGCGGATCTGCAGCACTACGAGGCGCGCGTGCGCCTGCCGCTTTCGGTCCGAGTCCGGGCGGGGACGATCTTCAACGCGCCGCCGCCGACTCAGGGGTTAGCGTCGCTGATCATCCTCGGCCTCTACGACCGGTTAGCCGTGCCGGCGTGCGAGGGCTTCGGTCTTGTCCACGGTCTGGTCGAGGCGACCAAGCGCGCCTTCCTGGTACGTGACCGGGTGGTTACCGATCCGGATCGGTTGCCGGAAAGTCCCTCCGCCTTCCTTGCGCCGAACTGGCTGGCGGCGGCGGCGGACAGCATCAGTCTGACACGCGTGCAGGACTGGCAGAGCGATCCGTCGGCCGGCGACACGGTCTGGATGGGCGCGGTCGACGCAAAGGGCTGTGCGGTCTCGTTCATCCAGTCGATCTACTGGGAGTTCGGCTCGGGCTGCGTGCTGCCGCGCACGGGCATCATCTGGCAGAACCGCGGCACCAGCTTCTCGCTGCATCCCGACGCGCTCAATGCGCTCGAACCCGGGCGCCTGCCGTTCCACACCCTCAATCCGGCTATGGCCCGGCTCGACGACGGCCGGCTCGTCACCTATGGCACCATGGGCGGCGAGGGCCAGCCGCAGACTCAGGCGGCGATCTTCGTCCGTCACGTGTTGAACGGCATGCCGGTCGGCGCGGCCATCGATGCGCCGCGCTGGCTGCTCGGGCGTACCTGGGGCGACGAGACGACCGCGCTCCGGCTCGAGGCGCGTTTCGATCCCGATGTGGTGCGGGCGCTGGAGCGCGCCGGCCACCAAGTGGTGGTGCTCGGCGAGGGCTATTCCGATACGATGGGCCACGCCGGCATGATTGTGCGCAACGCGCGCGGCGGCCTTGAAGGGGCACACGATTCGCGTGCCGATGGGGGCGCTGCAGTGGCTTAG
- a CDS encoding WD40 repeat domain-containing protein: MTTVVPVDVAGFVVRAGFLNDTPYFALGEGSVVLATGGEMRLAAHKGGLLAAEERPDGSGLVTGGDDGLIRQVTADGRVTTLAERPRKWIDLVACGPSGTVAFASGRTAWVRLADGTEKEFSHERAVGGLAFAPKGLRLAVARYDGATLWWVNTLGKPQQLEWKGAHLAITFSPDGKYLVTAMQENALHGWRLKDGQDMRMTGYPAKVKSWSWSAKGRYLMTSGANAAIAWPFFGKTGPMGQNPLQLGSRGDALVTAVACHPKEEVAAVGYQDGMVLICRFEDNAEVLLRRPGKAPVSSLAWDRGGERLVFGSEAGEAGIISLR, translated from the coding sequence GTGACGACCGTTGTCCCTGTCGATGTCGCCGGCTTCGTCGTCCGCGCGGGGTTCCTGAACGACACGCCCTATTTTGCCCTCGGCGAGGGGAGCGTCGTGCTCGCCACCGGCGGCGAGATGCGGCTTGCCGCGCACAAGGGCGGCCTGCTCGCTGCCGAAGAGCGCCCCGACGGATCGGGGCTGGTCACCGGCGGCGATGACGGCCTGATCCGGCAGGTTACTGCTGACGGAAGAGTAACCACACTCGCCGAGCGGCCGCGCAAGTGGATCGACCTCGTGGCTTGCGGCCCGTCCGGGACCGTCGCCTTCGCCAGCGGACGGACCGCCTGGGTGCGCCTTGCCGATGGCACCGAAAAGGAGTTCTCGCACGAGCGCGCGGTCGGAGGTCTCGCCTTCGCGCCCAAGGGGCTGCGGCTCGCGGTCGCCCGCTACGACGGCGCGACACTGTGGTGGGTCAACACGCTCGGAAAGCCGCAGCAACTCGAATGGAAGGGCGCTCACCTCGCAATCACCTTCTCGCCCGATGGCAAATATCTCGTCACGGCGATGCAGGAGAACGCGCTTCACGGTTGGCGGCTGAAGGACGGCCAAGACATGCGCATGACCGGCTATCCAGCGAAGGTGAAGTCCTGGAGCTGGTCGGCGAAGGGGCGCTACCTGATGACCTCAGGAGCCAATGCCGCCATCGCCTGGCCCTTCTTCGGCAAGACGGGACCGATGGGCCAGAATCCGCTCCAGCTCGGTTCTCGCGGCGATGCTCTGGTCACGGCGGTCGCCTGTCATCCGAAGGAAGAGGTCGCGGCGGTCGGTTACCAGGACGGCATGGTGCTGATTTGCCGGTTCGAGGACAACGCCGAGGTGCTGCTCCGCCGGCCCGGCAAGGCGCCCGTGTCGAGCCTTGCCTGGGACAGGGGCGGCGAGCGCCTGGTCTTCGGTTCGGAGGCCGGCGAGGCGGGCATCATTTCCCTGCGCTAG
- a CDS encoding CobW family GTP-binding protein, whose translation MTTAPTEGAAAAQIPVTVLTGYLGAGKTTLLNRILSENHGQRYAVIVNEFGEIGIDNDLLVESDEEIFEMNNGCICCTVRGDLIRTVQNLMKRRGAFDAIIVETTGVADPAPVAQTFFMDEDVRAAAKLDAVVAVVDARHVLQRLEDTEEAEDQIAFADVILINKTDLVSAEELAEVEARIRAINPYALRHRTERCAIDLASVLDRGAFDLDRILSLDPQFLDNGHHAHECGPDCDHEHHHHGREHEHHHHDHDPDHVCGPDCGHDHHDQGHHHHENPHSVRSISLKAGDLDPDMFFPWINQVTQFKGPNILRLKGILAFKGDPQRYVIQGVHMIVEGDHQRDWKAEEARESRLVFIGRDLDFDQLKQSFEACAA comes from the coding sequence ATGACCACCGCCCCGACCGAAGGCGCCGCCGCAGCCCAGATCCCGGTCACCGTGCTGACCGGCTATCTGGGAGCGGGAAAGACGACGCTGCTCAACCGCATCCTCTCGGAGAACCACGGCCAGCGCTACGCCGTCATCGTCAACGAGTTCGGCGAGATCGGCATCGACAACGACCTGCTCGTCGAATCCGACGAGGAGATCTTCGAGATGAACAACGGCTGCATCTGCTGCACGGTGCGCGGCGACCTGATCCGCACGGTGCAGAACCTGATGAAGCGGCGCGGCGCCTTCGACGCCATTATCGTCGAGACGACAGGCGTCGCCGACCCGGCGCCGGTGGCGCAGACCTTCTTCATGGACGAGGACGTGCGGGCGGCTGCCAAGCTCGATGCCGTTGTCGCGGTCGTCGATGCCCGGCACGTGCTGCAGCGACTGGAGGACACCGAGGAGGCCGAAGACCAGATCGCCTTCGCCGACGTCATCCTGATCAACAAGACCGACCTGGTCTCGGCAGAGGAGCTGGCGGAGGTCGAGGCGCGGATCCGGGCCATCAATCCCTATGCGCTACGCCATCGTACCGAGCGCTGCGCGATCGACCTTGCGTCCGTTCTGGACCGGGGCGCCTTCGATCTCGATCGAATCCTGTCGCTCGACCCGCAGTTCTTGGACAACGGCCACCACGCGCACGAATGCGGCCCGGACTGCGATCATGAGCATCATCACCACGGCCGCGAACACGAACACCACCATCACGATCACGATCCTGACCACGTCTGCGGTCCGGACTGCGGCCACGATCATCATGATCAGGGTCATCACCATCACGAAAATCCGCATTCGGTGCGCAGCATCTCGCTGAAGGCAGGGGACCTCGACCCGGACATGTTCTTCCCCTGGATCAACCAGGTGACCCAGTTCAAGGGGCCGAACATCCTGCGTCTGAAGGGGATCCTGGCGTTCAAGGGCGATCCCCAGCGCTACGTCATCCAGGGTGTGCACATGATCGTCGAGGGCGATCACCAGCGCGACTGGAAGGCGGAGGAGGCGCGGGAGAGCCGCCTCGTCTTCATCGGTCGGGATCTGGATTTCGACCAGCTGAAGCAAAGCTTCGAAGCCTGCGCAGCGTGA
- a CDS encoding DUF4214 domain-containing protein, whose protein sequence is MGALQWLRGNGAGIRRLGCGKLDTSGQVGRWAMDNRELVRVFYRGILGREADAGGLDHWVSQLDGGASTLDIAAAIAGSPEAEARRNAASATDRQAAIDGEAARLFSTILPAKLTIIDIGAQNLDTERHIYQSLIDFDLVEKIVGFEPLEDKARYRNEHEPLADIRPYALGDGNEQTLYVNNFDATSSLYLCT, encoded by the coding sequence ATGGGGGCGCTGCAGTGGCTTAGGGGAAACGGGGCCGGCATTCGCCGGCTCGGTTGCGGGAAACTGGACACTTCGGGCCAAGTGGGGCGATGGGCAATGGACAACAGGGAACTGGTCAGGGTTTTCTACCGCGGCATTCTCGGACGTGAAGCCGACGCAGGCGGACTCGATCATTGGGTGTCGCAACTCGACGGCGGCGCGTCTACGCTCGACATCGCTGCCGCGATCGCCGGCTCCCCGGAAGCCGAAGCCCGCAGGAACGCCGCGTCGGCCACCGACCGCCAGGCGGCCATTGACGGCGAGGCTGCCCGGCTTTTTTCGACGATCCTGCCGGCGAAGCTGACCATCATCGATATAGGCGCCCAGAATCTCGACACCGAACGACACATCTACCAGTCCTTGATCGACTTCGATCTGGTCGAGAAGATCGTCGGCTTCGAACCGCTCGAGGACAAGGCCCGCTACAGGAATGAACACGAGCCGCTCGCCGACATCCGTCCCTACGCGCTCGGCGACGGCAACGAACAAACGCTGTACGTCAACAATTTCGATGCCACGTCGTCGCTTTATCTGTGCACTTAA
- a CDS encoding DMT family transporter encodes MNNRDEVAAPAVDAGDAARAAVPAETPRTPVMGIVLIVLACLCFSCLDATAKYLVVDLPPLQVVWVRFLTHLVFAVVVFRVWRAPEIFRTDRPGLQFVRGLALLGSTFFNFLAVQYLQLAETMSIMFAGPFVVTALAGPLLGEWAGLRRWIAIIVGFIGVLIIARPGLGGMHWAAIYSIGAMICYAFYALFTRMLAGSNSTIGMLIISAAVPTVAMTPAGLSLWETPASGFHWLLLLSTGLYGGFGHWIFIIAHRLAPAPLLAPFTYLQIVWMVGLGFLVFGDVPGPWTLVGSAVVIASGLYILYRERIVKRH; translated from the coding sequence ATGAACAACAGGGACGAGGTCGCGGCTCCGGCCGTCGACGCGGGTGATGCGGCGCGGGCAGCCGTCCCGGCCGAGACGCCCAGGACGCCGGTCATGGGCATCGTGCTCATCGTGCTCGCCTGCCTGTGCTTCTCCTGCCTGGACGCGACGGCGAAATACCTGGTCGTCGACCTGCCGCCGCTGCAGGTGGTTTGGGTCCGCTTCCTGACCCATCTGGTCTTCGCTGTCGTCGTGTTCCGTGTCTGGCGCGCGCCGGAGATCTTCCGGACCGATCGGCCGGGCCTGCAGTTCGTCCGCGGCCTCGCCCTTCTTGGCTCGACCTTCTTCAATTTCCTTGCTGTCCAGTACCTGCAGCTTGCCGAGACCATGTCGATCATGTTCGCGGGCCCGTTCGTCGTCACGGCGCTTGCCGGCCCGTTGCTGGGCGAATGGGCGGGCCTGCGGCGCTGGATCGCGATCATCGTGGGCTTCATCGGAGTCCTGATCATCGCACGCCCGGGCCTGGGCGGCATGCACTGGGCAGCGATCTACTCGATCGGCGCGATGATCTGCTATGCCTTCTACGCCCTGTTCACGCGCATGCTCGCGGGCAGCAATTCGACCATCGGCATGCTGATCATCTCGGCGGCCGTGCCGACCGTCGCGATGACGCCGGCCGGGCTCTCCCTCTGGGAAACGCCCGCGAGCGGGTTCCACTGGCTGCTGCTGCTGTCGACCGGGCTCTATGGCGGGTTCGGCCACTGGATCTTCATCATCGCCCATCGGCTGGCGCCGGCGCCGCTGCTGGCACCCTTCACCTACCTGCAGATCGTCTGGATGGTCGGCCTCGGCTTTCTGGTGTTCGGCGACGTTCCGGGTCCGTGGACCCTCGTCGGCTCGGCCGTTGTGATCGCCTCGGGTCTCTACATCCTCTACCGCGAGCGGATCGTCAAACGACATTGA
- a CDS encoding methylated-DNA--[protein]-cysteine S-methyltransferase, with the protein MPTASIDTPVGRLFVTEEDGAIVRLSWQAKAKGDVTQVLAEALRQIGAYFAGELKRFDLPLAPAGPELHQQVFKAMLAIPYGETRTYGEIARELGTYGQPVGQACGANPIPVVIPCHRVLSADGLRSVEIHREFITAAAR; encoded by the coding sequence ATGCCGACAGCTTCAATCGACACGCCGGTGGGGCGACTTTTCGTCACCGAGGAAGACGGCGCAATCGTGCGCCTGTCATGGCAGGCGAAGGCGAAAGGCGACGTGACACAAGTGCTCGCCGAGGCATTGCGCCAGATCGGCGCCTATTTCGCCGGCGAGCTCAAACGGTTCGACCTGCCCCTGGCGCCGGCGGGGCCGGAACTGCACCAGCAGGTGTTCAAGGCGATGCTGGCGATCCCCTACGGCGAGACCCGGACCTATGGCGAGATCGCACGGGAACTCGGCACCTATGGTCAGCCTGTCGGTCAGGCCTGCGGAGCCAATCCGATTCCCGTCGTCATCCCCTGCCACAGGGTGCTGTCGGCGGATGGCCTAAGGTCTGTTGAGATTCATCGGGAGTTTATCACGGCGGCTGCGAGATGA
- a CDS encoding LacI family DNA-binding transcriptional regulator, which yields MSARRGAGEPGGDEARTRRLTLGDIAEQLGISTATVSLALRDSPLVAEDTRRRVKETAHRIGYIYNRSAASLRTARTQIVGVAVHDILNPYFAEIFSALEDVLEAEGQMVFICNHRDDVARQRAFIDMLLQHRADGLILCPSVGTSAEEINRLVEQGIPVTLVCREVPGAHAPCVRGDDAKGAHTVTRHLIEQGHRKIAMVGGRRASSTGRDRHGGWRRALEEAGLDPERQIDIPELMTQADGRAVVPQVLDHADRPTAVMCFNDLIALGMMPELRRRGVEPGRDMAVTGYDDIDGAASRTPALTTVRNHPDEIGRLAAWTLLRQIAGEQVPDTLILIEPDLRVRDSSPPPGVRLAPELSR from the coding sequence ATGAGCGCACGACGCGGTGCAGGGGAGCCGGGCGGGGACGAGGCGCGGACGCGCCGTCTGACGCTCGGCGATATTGCCGAGCAACTCGGCATATCCACGGCTACCGTATCGCTGGCCCTTCGCGATTCGCCGCTGGTGGCCGAGGATACGCGCCGGAGGGTAAAGGAAACCGCGCACCGGATCGGATACATCTACAACCGGTCAGCTGCCTCGCTGCGCACCGCGCGCACACAGATCGTCGGCGTCGCGGTGCATGACATCCTCAACCCCTATTTTGCCGAGATCTTCTCCGCGCTCGAGGATGTCCTCGAGGCGGAGGGGCAGATGGTGTTCATCTGCAATCACCGCGACGACGTCGCCCGCCAGCGCGCCTTCATCGACATGCTGCTACAGCATCGCGCCGATGGCCTGATCCTGTGCCCATCGGTCGGCACCTCGGCGGAGGAGATCAACCGATTGGTCGAGCAGGGTATTCCGGTGACGTTGGTGTGCCGCGAGGTGCCAGGCGCTCATGCGCCCTGCGTGCGCGGCGACGATGCCAAGGGCGCCCATACGGTTACCCGCCACCTGATAGAGCAGGGGCACCGGAAGATCGCCATGGTCGGCGGCCGGCGGGCAAGCTCGACCGGGCGCGATCGCCATGGCGGATGGAGGCGTGCACTGGAGGAAGCTGGCCTTGATCCGGAACGACAGATCGACATCCCGGAGTTGATGACCCAGGCCGACGGACGTGCCGTGGTGCCGCAGGTCCTCGATCATGCCGACAGGCCGACCGCGGTGATGTGTTTCAACGACCTCATCGCCCTCGGCATGATGCCGGAATTGCGACGCCGAGGCGTCGAGCCCGGCCGGGACATGGCGGTGACCGGCTATGACGACATCGACGGGGCGGCCAGCCGCACGCCGGCGCTCACCACAGTCCGCAATCACCCGGATGAAATCGGCCGCCTGGCTGCCTGGACGCTGCTGCGCCAGATCGCCGGCGAGCAGGTCCCAGACACGCTGATTCTGATCGAGCCGGATCTTCGGGTGCGGGACAGTTCGCCGCCGCCGGGCGTACGGCTTGCCCCTGAACTCAGCCGCTGA